One stretch of Armigeres subalbatus isolate Guangzhou_Male chromosome 2, GZ_Asu_2, whole genome shotgun sequence DNA includes these proteins:
- the LOC134215078 gene encoding uncharacterized protein LOC134215078, with protein sequence MSYGGKYVLAPPNVDDDSDTDSVSKMMNLTDSESVFSNESTVSVHETEDIDHPTPMTTDDVDGRLRQLEESLRNLTKQRDTGANSEIEKSNEDSEIGTGPSYAAGITERGSNIRWDLIPKFPKDISSNKLWETWQGFIENFEIATSLSTFTGPSDRAKLLYLSMGKNLQDIINAANLQPNYGDTRCYSALVKGMNDYFKTMTDTATEHEAFQAMTQASGESIVSFHARLAQKVRLCGYSPSDQIRFILSQLLKGMENRELAMAARTYGHDANLIVRAATRVEAFKAQGRATESSCSEVHAVERNQGSSRDGYLVRKYRKVENNIGGAIKKIPEMRGSQQECGQGRRNRCWRCGFTFHKRNVCPALGKRCNSCGRTGHYAAMCRTDIRQKRINNLQEERSDSILSNDLKNESNNDQV encoded by the coding sequence ATGTCGTACGGAGGAAAATATGTACTAGCTCCCCCGAACGTCGATGACGATTCGGACACAGACTCCGTGTCTAAAATGATGAATTTAACTGACTCAGAATCGGTCTTTTCGAACGAGTCGACGGTGTCCGTTCATGAAACTGAGGACATAGACCATCCAACACCAATGACAACTGACGACGTCGACGGTCGACTGCGACAACTGGAGGAGTCATTGAGGAATTTAACGAAACAACGAGATACAGGAGCGAATTCGGAGATTGAAAAATCGAATGAGGACAGCGAAATCGGTACTGGTCCATCGTACGCTGCTGGGATAACGGAGAGAGGGAGCAACATTCGCTGGGACCTCATTCCTAAATTCCCGAAAGACATTTCATCAAACAAGCTCTGGGAAACATGGCAGGGATTTATCGAGAACTTTGAGATCGCTACATCTTTGTCGACCTTTACCGGTCCATCGGACCGTGCAAAACTACTTTATCTCTCTATGGGAAAGAACTTGCAGGACATAATCAACGCGGCAAATCTCCAACCAAACTACGGTGACACTAGGTGCTACTCAGCCTTAGTGAAGGGCATGAACGATTACTTCAAGACGATGACGGATACAGCAACAGAGCATGAGGCATTCCAAGCCATGACACAAGCGAGTGGAGAGTCAATCGTATCATTCCACGCCAGACTGGCACAAAAAGTACGCCTTTGCGGCTACAGTCCATCCGACCAAATCCGTTTTATCTTGTCCCAGCTACTGAAGGGAATGGAAAATCGAGAACTAGCTATGGCTGCCAGGACCTACGGGCATGACGCGAACCTCATCGTCCGAGCTGCAACACGAGTTGAAGCATTTAAAGCACAGGGAAGAGCAACAGAGTCCAGTTGCTCCGAAGTCCACGCTGTCGAACGTAACCAGGGTTCCAGCAGAGATGGCTATCTGGTCAGAAAATACAGGAAAGTTGAGAATAACATAGGTGGAGCAATCAAGAAAATTCCAGAAATGAGAGGTTCTCAACAGGAGTGCGGCCAAGGACGACGAAACCGGTGCTGGAGATGCGGGTTTACATTCCACAAAAGGAATGTTTGTCCAGCTTTGGGCAAACGATGCAATTCGTGCGGGCGTACTGGACATTATGCCGCAATGTGCCGTACCGACATCAGACAGAAACGCATCAATAATCTACAGGAGGAGAGATCGGACAGTATACTGtcaaatgatttgaaaaatgaatcGAATAACGACCAGGtataa